In the Clostridium beijerinckii genome, one interval contains:
- a CDS encoding DEAD/DEAH box helicase, whose translation MGNKVFSELGLDESILKAIDAMGFEEPSKIQAEVIPVLLEGHDVIGQAQTGTGKTLAFGAPILSRIGKQDGKVNSIILTPTRELAIQVNDELNRIAKFTKIKLLPVYGGQPIDRQISALRRGIDIVVGTPGRVLDLIRRKVLNLSSIRFLVLDEADEMLNMGFIDDIEEIIKNSNQDRQTMLFSATMPEEIKRLAKRYMKSETKHIAILKNAMTVATVDQYYYEIKNKDRFETLCRILDVDEPTSAIIFCKTKRNVDELVEGLQGRGYTAEGMHGDMNQNQRINTLRKFKEGNLEFLIATDVAARGIDVENVTHVINYDLPQDVESYVHRIGRTGRANRKGVAYTLVTAREYMSLKHIEKVTKSKIRRREIPTVDEIFVSKYKNMFSKIKETLEQDSYKKFIPMATELDEEFNLVEVAAALMDMVYSKEVNYDYTENEIGSKTDYKRLFLNVGRLDKINPRKLVDFFNENAKVKREDVGDIDILEKFSFVNVTEAAAESIMKHCTGKKFAGRKLNVEISTKSKR comes from the coding sequence TTGGGAAATAAGGTATTTAGTGAATTAGGTCTTGATGAGAGTATTCTTAAGGCCATTGATGCAATGGGATTTGAAGAACCTTCTAAGATTCAAGCTGAGGTAATACCAGTTCTTTTAGAAGGTCATGATGTTATTGGGCAGGCACAAACAGGAACAGGAAAGACACTGGCATTTGGTGCACCAATATTAAGCAGAATTGGAAAGCAAGATGGTAAGGTAAATAGTATAATACTAACGCCTACAAGAGAACTTGCTATACAGGTAAATGATGAATTGAATCGTATAGCTAAATTTACTAAGATTAAGTTGCTTCCTGTATACGGTGGTCAACCTATTGACAGGCAGATTTCAGCTTTACGTAGAGGGATAGATATAGTAGTAGGAACTCCAGGTAGAGTGTTGGATTTAATAAGAAGAAAAGTTTTAAATTTGAGCTCTATTAGATTTCTTGTATTGGATGAAGCCGACGAAATGTTAAACATGGGATTTATTGACGATATAGAAGAAATAATAAAAAATTCAAATCAAGACAGACAGACAATGTTGTTTTCAGCTACTATGCCTGAAGAAATCAAAAGACTTGCTAAAAGATATATGAAGTCTGAAACGAAACACATAGCCATTTTAAAAAATGCAATGACTGTAGCTACAGTGGATCAATACTATTATGAAATTAAAAACAAGGATAGATTTGAAACACTATGTAGGATACTTGATGTTGATGAACCTACATCTGCAATAATCTTTTGTAAGACCAAAAGGAACGTTGATGAACTTGTTGAAGGTCTTCAGGGAAGAGGGTATACTGCTGAAGGAATGCATGGAGATATGAATCAAAATCAGAGAATAAATACCTTAAGAAAATTTAAAGAAGGAAATTTAGAATTCCTGATAGCAACTGATGTTGCTGCAAGAGGCATAGATGTTGAAAATGTAACGCACGTAATAAATTACGATTTGCCTCAGGACGTAGAATCCTATGTTCACAGAATAGGCAGAACAGGTAGAGCAAATAGGAAAGGTGTTGCTTACACATTGGTTACTGCAAGGGAATATATGTCTCTTAAACATATTGAAAAGGTTACAAAAAGCAAGATAAGAAGAAGAGAAATTCCTACTGTTGATGAAATATTTGTTTCAAAGTACAAAAATATGTTTTCAAAGATAAAGGAAACTTTGGAGCAGGATAGCTATAAGAAATTTATACCAATGGCAACAGAACTTGATGAAGAGTTTAACCTTGTAGAAGTAGCAGCGGCATTAATGGATATGGTATATAGTAAAGAAGTGAACTATGACTATACTGAAAATGAAATAGGTTCGAAGACAGATTACAAGAGACTGTTTTTGAATGTAGGACGCTTGGATAAGATTAATCCAAGGAAGCTAGTGGATTTCTTTAATGAGAATGCAAAGGTAAAAAGAGAAGATGTCGGAGATATTGATATTCTTGAAAAGTTTTCATTTGTAAATGTAACAGAGGCTGCAGCGGAATCAATAATGAAGCATTGCACTGGAAAGAAATTTGCTGGAAGAAAGCTAAATGTCGAAATTTCAACAAAATCAAAAAGATAA
- a CDS encoding YciI family protein, whose product MKKGDKLFVRIDYKNNELETTEKDFQDHVKYLNDIASERYFVGGGFANASGGMIIFKAKDLQEARMIAEKDPIIKSGLYRVQVYEWDLLISSDNN is encoded by the coding sequence GTGAAAAAAGGAGACAAGTTATTTGTAAGAATTGATTATAAGAATAATGAATTAGAAACTACAGAAAAAGATTTCCAAGATCATGTAAAATATTTAAATGATATTGCTAGCGAAAGATACTTTGTTGGAGGAGGATTCGCTAATGCTAGTGGTGGTATGATTATATTTAAAGCCAAGGATTTACAGGAGGCAAGAATGATTGCTGAAAAAGACCCGATAATTAAAAGTGGACTATATAGAGTACAGGTTTATGAATGGGATTTGCTGATATCATCAGATAATAATTAG
- a CDS encoding cold-shock protein, translated as MKTGTVKFFNSEKGFGFIEVEGEKDVFVHSSSLSGFSIQEGDKVQFDVEKGTKGPQATNIQKV; from the coding sequence ATGAAAACAGGTACAGTAAAGTTTTTTAATTCAGAAAAGGGATTTGGTTTTATAGAGGTAGAGGGAGAAAAAGATGTTTTTGTACATTCATCTTCTCTTTCAGGATTTAGTATACAAGAAGGAGATAAAGTTCAGTTTGATGTTGAAAAAGGTACAAAAGGTCCTCAAGCAACCAATATTCAAAAAGTATAA
- a CDS encoding FadR/GntR family transcriptional regulator: MLVPNKNPKVYDQVIEKIKDKIKYGEIKKGDKLPTEREMAESLEVSRASVREAIRALEVIGLIESRHGAGNYIRTNFNNSLLEPLSIMFMLQESSPKEMYDLRETLELQCSKLAAKNIDDSELKLLTELLDKMYVASSEEESVELDIKFHQLIAKASRNVLLINVLNVISQLVDEFIRNARMQIFHEGNTKESLLWIHENLLRNLKKRDESLAHNAMQEHFDLIRKSYGYEN, from the coding sequence ATGCTTGTACCTAATAAAAATCCAAAAGTATATGATCAAGTTATAGAGAAAATTAAGGATAAAATAAAATATGGAGAAATAAAAAAAGGAGATAAATTACCGACAGAAAGAGAGATGGCAGAATCTCTTGAGGTATCGCGTGCATCTGTGAGGGAAGCTATAAGGGCTTTAGAAGTCATAGGATTAATAGAAAGCAGACATGGTGCTGGAAATTATATACGAACAAATTTTAATAACTCTTTGCTTGAACCTCTTTCAATAATGTTTATGCTGCAGGAGAGTTCGCCAAAAGAAATGTATGATTTAAGGGAAACACTAGAACTTCAATGTTCTAAATTAGCAGCTAAAAATATAGACGATAGTGAGCTTAAACTCTTAACAGAGTTATTGGATAAGATGTATGTTGCTAGTAGTGAAGAAGAAAGTGTTGAATTAGATATTAAGTTCCATCAATTAATTGCAAAGGCATCGAGAAATGTATTATTAATTAATGTACTTAATGTTATATCTCAACTTGTAGACGAATTCATACGGAATGCTAGAATGCAAATTTTTCATGAGGGAAATACAAAAGAAAGCTTATTATGGATACATGAGAATTTATTAAGAAATTTAAAGAAAAGGGATGAATCGCTAGCTCACAATGCTATGCAAGAACATTTCGATCTAATTAGGAAATCTTATGGATACGAAAATTAG
- a CDS encoding sigma-70 family RNA polymerase sigma factor, which yields MDFNYIEDLVTKCKNNDELAKEQLVNEFKPLILNISKKTFIDGYDIYDIQHECYKYLFKCVSMYNLDKHRFVAYATNAIKNNINDLIRKIKNRSSTEGNAALRLYDDFEKDIPSQEVPLEDLLCDRCDYDELRSALNNLTKDEMELIDFLFFKNNTVKNYAYLKDMCYSTAILRKKVTLKKISNYISI from the coding sequence ATGGATTTTAATTATATTGAAGATTTAGTTACCAAGTGTAAAAATAATGATGAATTAGCAAAAGAACAGTTAGTAAATGAATTTAAGCCTTTAATCCTTAACATTTCTAAAAAGACTTTCATAGATGGTTATGATATATATGACATACAACATGAATGTTATAAGTACCTTTTTAAATGTGTTTCAATGTACAATTTAGATAAACATAGGTTTGTTGCTTATGCTACAAATGCTATTAAGAATAATATAAATGATTTGATTAGGAAAATTAAAAACAGAAGTTCGACTGAAGGAAATGCTGCTCTACGTTTGTATGATGATTTTGAAAAAGATATCCCATCGCAAGAAGTTCCCCTAGAAGATTTGCTATGCGACAGATGTGATTATGATGAATTAAGATCAGCTTTAAATAATCTAACAAAAGATGAGATGGAACTTATAGATTTTCTCTTCTTCAAGAATAATACAGTTAAAAATTATGCTTATTTAAAAGATATGTGTTATTCTACGGCTATCCTTAGAAAGAAAGTTACGCTTAAGAAAATCTCTAATTATATTTCTATATAA
- a CDS encoding GNAT family N-acetyltransferase, which produces MNKNPYEQFPHISDDEITLRKIVDTDLDGIFEIYSNEELFKYSPIMIKKNKNTVANMIGHFERDFHKKKCIFLGICLNNEPEKVVGIAEIFDYSSEVNMITIGYRLNDKFWGNGIATKAVRVMVDYLFNDIGINRIQAFIMPENIKSQNVLERNGFIKEGTIRQGYTWKGQGVVDLNLYSLLKSEAEK; this is translated from the coding sequence TTGAATAAAAATCCATATGAACAATTTCCACATATTTCAGATGATGAAATAACACTAAGAAAAATTGTTGATACTGACCTTGACGGAATTTTCGAAATATATAGCAATGAAGAGCTTTTTAAATATTCTCCTATTATGATTAAAAAGAATAAAAATACTGTTGCTAATATGATAGGACATTTTGAAAGAGATTTTCATAAGAAAAAATGCATATTTCTTGGTATATGTCTAAATAATGAACCTGAGAAGGTTGTTGGAATAGCAGAGATATTTGACTATTCTAGCGAGGTAAATATGATAACTATAGGCTACAGGTTGAACGATAAGTTTTGGGGTAATGGAATTGCTACTAAAGCTGTAAGGGTAATGGTAGACTATTTATTTAATGACATTGGAATCAATAGAATACAAGCATTTATCATGCCAGAAAATATTAAATCTCAGAATGTATTAGAAAGAAATGGTTTTATTAAAGAGGGTACAATTAGGCAGGGATATACTTGGAAGGGACAAGGTGTTGTTGATTTGAATCTATATTCTTTATTAAAATCTGAAGCTGAAAAATAG